Genomic window (Pradoshia sp. D12):
TCATCATATAAGGATAAGAAGGTTATATCTATAGGCATTGTCAGCGAACTAACAGGGATCTCCCAACGGAAAATTCGTTATTACGAGGAACGCGGATTGATTTTTCCCGAAAGATCAATTAAAGGAATTCGCAAATACTCATTTCAAGATGTAGAGACCTTAATGAAGATTGCAGAAAAAATGGAAGAAGGTGTACAAACAGCAGAAATTAGAAACGATATGCAACGCAGAAAAATTCGGGATGAAATGATTAAGGGTCAATTAAATGCTCATTTTCGTTTTAGGAACTCAGATAAATAAATGGTATTCCATATAAACAAAATTCGGGAGTATTTGTCATCATTTTTAAATCAAAGACTACTAGGTATTTGTATATGAAGTGAGAGACTACTCTTAGAACAAACCTTTTTATGCGTGTTTTGTTAATCGCAAACATAAGAATATATTCAGCTATACGAAGTATATAACCGCTGAACTTTGGACACTCTGTTAATATTAGAATATGAATTAACAGAAGAGAGAAATGAAGCGAGTA
Coding sequences:
- a CDS encoding MerR family transcriptional regulator; translation: MSSYKDKKVISIGIVSELTGISQRKIRYYEERGLIFPERSIKGIRKYSFQDVETLMKIAEKMEEGVQTAEIRNDMQRRKIRDEMIKGQLNAHFRFRNSDK